In Symmachiella dynata, the following are encoded in one genomic region:
- a CDS encoding HAD family hydrolase — protein sequence MSQTQPPIKAVVFDFDGLMFNTEDIFEAAGRELLQRRGLEMTPQLLSTMMGRRPLEAFQFMVDMHGLTEPIPDLLEESRVIFTDLIPGMLQPMPGLHELLEHLESRDLPKGVATSSSRSYLEDLLSRHDLLERFHVTLTAEDVTHGKPHPEIYLSAAQRLGIHPSEMLVLEDSEAGTNAAASAEAVIVSVPHQHSRSHDFSRAHYVAERLDDPWVLDRLG from the coding sequence ATGTCCCAAACACAACCCCCCATCAAGGCCGTTGTTTTCGACTTCGACGGGCTGATGTTCAACACTGAAGACATTTTCGAAGCGGCCGGGCGGGAGTTGCTCCAGCGGCGCGGGCTGGAAATGACGCCGCAACTTTTGAGCACCATGATGGGCCGCCGTCCGCTGGAAGCCTTTCAGTTCATGGTCGATATGCATGGATTAACCGAGCCGATTCCCGACCTGCTGGAAGAATCTCGCGTCATTTTTACGGACTTGATTCCCGGCATGCTGCAGCCGATGCCTGGATTGCACGAATTGCTCGAGCACCTCGAATCGCGGGATTTGCCCAAAGGGGTGGCGACTTCGTCATCGCGGTCCTATTTGGAGGACTTACTGTCGCGGCACGACTTGCTGGAGCGGTTTCACGTCACGTTGACTGCCGAGGATGTCACGCACGGCAAACCCCATCCGGAGATCTATTTATCAGCCGCCCAGAGATTGGGCATTCATCCGTCGGAAATGCTGGTTTTAGAGGATTCCGAAGCGGGGACAAATGCCGCTGCCAGCGCCGAGGCGGTGATTGTCTCCGTTCCGCATCAGCACAGCCGCAGCCACGATTTCAGCCGTGCGCACTACGTTGCCGAGCGATTAGACGATCCGTGGGTTCTTGACCGCCTGGGGTAG
- the ahcY gene encoding adenosylhomocysteinase, whose product MSTAAALPYKVADMELADWGRKEIELAETEMPGLMALREKYGAAQPLKGARIAGCLHMTIQTAVLIETLTALGAEVRWSSCNIFSTQDHAAAAIAATGVAVFAWKGMSEEEFDWCIEQTIFWPDGQPLNIILDDGGDLTAMVLERFPELVKDIRGISEETTTGVRRLERMHEEGKLPIPAINVNDSVTKSKFDNLYGCRESLADGIKRATDIMIAGKVVVVGGYGDVGKGCAAAMKGLGARVIVTEIDPIIALQAAMEGYQVVTMEEAAPLGDIFVTTTGCCDIIRGEHLDAMKHEAIVCNIGHFDSEIEIAYLEGRDDIEEVNIKPQVDKFVYPDGKAIIVLARGRLVNLGCATGHPSFVMSASFTNQVLAQMALWDEKADFEVGVHMLPKELDEEVARLHLDKLGVKLTKLSQKQADYLGIPVDGPYKPDYYRY is encoded by the coding sequence ATGTCGACCGCTGCGGCACTGCCATACAAAGTTGCGGACATGGAATTGGCCGATTGGGGCCGTAAGGAAATCGAACTCGCCGAAACCGAAATGCCCGGTTTGATGGCGTTGCGGGAGAAATACGGCGCTGCACAACCGCTCAAAGGGGCACGCATCGCCGGTTGTCTGCACATGACCATTCAGACCGCCGTGCTGATCGAAACCTTGACCGCACTGGGAGCCGAAGTTCGTTGGTCCAGTTGCAACATCTTCTCGACCCAAGACCACGCCGCCGCGGCCATCGCCGCAACCGGCGTCGCGGTTTTTGCCTGGAAAGGCATGAGTGAAGAAGAGTTCGATTGGTGCATCGAGCAAACCATCTTCTGGCCCGATGGACAACCGCTGAACATCATTCTTGACGATGGCGGCGACTTGACCGCCATGGTCCTGGAGCGGTTCCCGGAATTGGTCAAAGACATTCGCGGCATCAGCGAAGAGACCACCACCGGCGTGCGTCGTCTGGAGCGGATGCACGAAGAAGGCAAATTGCCAATTCCCGCGATCAACGTCAACGACTCGGTGACCAAAAGCAAATTCGACAACCTCTACGGCTGTCGCGAATCGCTGGCCGATGGCATCAAACGCGCCACCGACATCATGATTGCCGGCAAGGTGGTTGTTGTCGGCGGTTACGGCGACGTCGGCAAAGGCTGTGCCGCTGCGATGAAGGGACTCGGTGCCCGCGTGATCGTCACCGAAATCGATCCCATCATCGCCCTGCAAGCTGCCATGGAAGGTTATCAGGTCGTCACGATGGAAGAAGCTGCTCCGCTGGGAGACATCTTCGTGACCACCACCGGCTGCTGCGATATTATTCGCGGCGAACACCTGGATGCGATGAAGCACGAAGCGATTGTCTGCAACATCGGTCACTTCGATTCAGAAATCGAGATCGCCTACCTCGAAGGCCGCGACGATATTGAAGAAGTCAATATCAAGCCACAGGTCGACAAGTTCGTCTATCCCGACGGCAAAGCGATCATTGTGCTGGCACGCGGACGGTTGGTGAATCTCGGATGCGCAACCGGCCACCCGTCGTTTGTCATGTCCGCCAGCTTCACAAACCAAGTCTTGGCCCAAATGGCGCTGTGGGACGAGAAAGCCGACTTCGAAGTTGGCGTGCACATGCTGCCCAAGGAACTCGACGAAGAGGTCGCCCGGCTGCACCTCGACAAGTTGGGTGTCAAACTCACCAAGCTGTCTCAAAAACAGGCCGACTACCTCGGCATTCCGGTCGACGGACCGTACAAGCCCGATTACTACCGGTATTAA
- a CDS encoding glycosyltransferase family protein yields the protein MRILYGAFSQGNGHLSKASVLVPLLEARGHEVRVITSGPPPTSCYQFNWHRHFPGISYVAKNGRTDYLASFQQWSRRLPTLFKGIWAIRGIAREFQPELVISDFEPMTASPLVEPGCEVVSISRQVSLLDPDVPMPPAGGFDRKMTRSVIRVFTCGADRKYGYHYEPASFRCVPPLIRAAAKQRRPEMGEHVLLYSGLPSFQPQPADVVAWARKNRQRVIAYGFAPECAIEGERFVSFRRPNPGQFLEDMATSRGVITTAGLSTPIEAFLLRKPLVVVPIPRQWEQTVNAFQLHEAKIACSVPDWNFDKLLETPAPAADHPLLSWMHTGSDYVLNRILDQPITTTLPPQETARPAA from the coding sequence ATGCGGATTCTTTATGGCGCGTTCTCCCAGGGAAACGGGCATCTCTCAAAAGCGTCGGTCTTGGTTCCCTTGCTGGAAGCCCGCGGGCACGAGGTCCGCGTGATCACCTCCGGTCCGCCCCCCACGAGCTGTTACCAGTTCAATTGGCACCGACATTTTCCCGGAATCTCCTACGTCGCAAAAAACGGCCGGACCGATTACCTGGCCTCCTTCCAACAATGGAGCCGCCGCCTGCCCACATTGTTCAAAGGGATTTGGGCGATCCGTGGGATTGCCCGCGAATTTCAGCCCGAACTGGTGATCAGCGATTTTGAACCGATGACCGCCAGCCCGCTTGTCGAACCGGGGTGCGAAGTCGTTTCCATCAGCCGACAAGTTTCGTTGCTCGATCCCGATGTGCCGATGCCCCCGGCGGGTGGATTTGACCGTAAGATGACCCGTTCGGTGATTCGCGTGTTCACCTGCGGAGCCGATCGCAAATATGGTTACCACTACGAGCCGGCATCGTTTCGCTGCGTGCCGCCATTGATTCGCGCCGCAGCCAAACAACGCCGACCGGAAATGGGCGAGCATGTTTTGCTCTATAGCGGACTACCCTCCTTCCAACCACAGCCGGCCGATGTCGTCGCCTGGGCACGCAAAAACCGGCAACGCGTGATCGCCTACGGTTTCGCTCCCGAATGCGCTATCGAAGGGGAACGGTTCGTGTCGTTCCGCCGCCCCAATCCCGGCCAGTTTTTGGAGGACATGGCCACATCGCGGGGCGTGATCACGACCGCCGGTCTGTCGACACCGATCGAGGCCTTTTTACTCCGCAAACCGCTCGTCGTTGTACCGATCCCTCGTCAATGGGAACAAACCGTCAACGCGTTCCAACTGCACGAAGCCAAGATCGCCTGTTCGGTACCCGATTGGAATTTCGACAAGCTTCTCGAAACCCCCGCACCGGCCGCCGATCACCCGCTGCTCTCCTGGATGCACACCGGCAGCGATTACGTCCTCAATCGTATTCTCGACCAGCCCATAACGACCACCCTCCCACCCCAAGAAACCGCCCGCCCCGCTGCTTAG